In Carcharodon carcharias isolate sCarCar2 chromosome 3, sCarCar2.pri, whole genome shotgun sequence, a single window of DNA contains:
- the atxn1a gene encoding ataxin-1a isoform X2, translating into MKSNQERSNECLPPKKREFPVSTLPLAEKAVVAATVSESSRSENLAWLANVASSQSSVGMRYGHVKVAGETPVETGLPLYKPLATAVDYSSPGNVRPAPGVTHLRAVYSSSALAQPGPSASPVEYAPLQPAAFQFVGPPYSGPYSGPAAFVPSPLISPTASNASATPSQYSHLEPYPTIFASMGSPSQHKVEQQVVRPHRMITGSPLPTVQNQYVQISSSSPNVTRPLSPTTVPLHLHTHPSLIPHTLAVSTPSQVVLQYADTGYHVAPRESMRKVEDIRPHLVPRREVSNGEIEKSRRYAISPSTEMNMEKAANKPVSRHYEIRHGTHGVVHPSPADYNAQETLGTRASVMIIPNSHTPTTDLEVQQAIDRDSSPLALYDKTNLNHGKAAFSPHSVIQTTHNPTEHLSIGLPASAVYPGSQQPLIGYISSQQQALGYHGNLQQHLVIPGTQPLLIPVCSTAVEASGATSTIVTTSSQFAAVPHPFVSTASPKSENYHAESLVTQPTYQTTVVQAQVHLPVVQSVNPPVAASNQLPPYFMKGSIIQLANGELKRVEDLKTEDFIQSAEISSDLKIDSSTVERVEGSHTSSFALLQFAVGEHRTQAWSNPQQEAPGGFFNRAKECLNLQSPAALVVCDPFVLQANNIPVESICFQSK; encoded by the coding sequence atgaaatcgaACCAGGAACGCAGCAATGAATGTTTACCACCCAAAAAGCGGGAGTTTCCTGTTAGCACCCTGCCCTTGGCAGAGAAGGCGGTTGTAGCAGCTACTGTGAGTGAGAGCAGTCGCAGTGAAAACTTGGCATGGCTCGCCAATGTAGCTAGCAGCCAAAGCAGTGTGGGCATGAGGTATGGACATGTCAAAGTAGCAGGAGAAACCCCAGTGGAAACTGGCTTACCGCTGTATAAACCACTTGCGACTGCAGTGGACTATTCATCGCCTGGGAATGTTAGACCAGCTCCAGGGGTAACACATCTTCGTGCTGTTTATTCATCTTCAGCATTAGCTCAACCAGGACCTTCTGCGTCGCCAGTAGAGTATGCCCCCCTGCAGCCTGCTGCTTTTCAGTTTGTTGGGCCACCTTACAGCGGACCATACAGTGGCCCTGCTGCATTCGTCCCTTCCCCATTAATCTCCCCAACAGCCTCTAATGCTTCTGCCACTCCATCTCAGTATTCCCATCTAGAACCCTACCCTACAATCTTTGCCAGTATGGGTAGCCCATCCCAGCATAAAGTTGAGCAGCAGGTGGTCAGGCCGCACAGAATGATAACCGGGTCGCCTCTACCCACGGTGCAAAATCAGTATGTGCAAATTTCAAGTTCGTCTCCAAATGTGACCAGGCCCCTCTCCCCTACAACAGTTCCCCTGCAtttacacactcacccatccctgATACCGCATACCCTTGCAGTCAGTACCCCATCACAGGTGGTTCTCCAATATGCAGATACTGGATACCATGTTGCACCAAGGGAATCCATGAGGAAGGTTGAAGACATCAGACCACATTTAGTTCCAAGAAGGGAAGTATCAAATGGTGAAATTGAAAAAAGCAGGAGATACGCCATCTCACCCAGCACAGAAATGAACATGGAAAAAGCAGCAAACAAACCAGTTTCTCGGCACTATGAAATAAGGCATGGGACCCATGGGGTTGTTCACCCAAGTCCTGCTGACTATAATGCACAAGAAACGTTAGGCACTAGAGCCTCAGTAATGATTATACCCAACAGTCACACACCTACAACAGATCTGGAGGTCCAACAGGCCATAGACAGGGACAGCTCTCCTTTGGCACTATATGATAAGACTAACTTAAATCATGGGAAGGCTGCGTTTTCTCCACATTCTGTCATCCAAACTACCCATAATCCCACTGAGCACCTCTCTATAGGACTACCTGCTAGTGCTGTGTACCCTGGCTCTCAACAGCCACTTATTGGTTACATAAGCAGCCAGCAGCAAGCACTTGGTTACCATGGGAACCTACAACAACACCTAGTAATCCCAGGCACCCAGCCCCTCCTCATTCCTGTATGCAGTACAGCGGTTGAAGCATCAGGGGCAACATCTACAATAGTTACAACATCTTCTCAGTTTGCTGCAGTGCCTCATCCATTTGTCAGCACAGCCAGTCCCAAGAGTGAAAACTATCATGCTGAATCGCTTGTTACTCAGCCAACTTACCAGACGACTGTTGTACAGGCCCAAGTACACCTGCCAGTGGTGCAGTCAGTGAACCCTCCTGTTGCAGCTTCTAATCAACTGCCTCCCTACTTCATGAAAGGATCAATCATACAGCTAGCTAATGGAGAGCTTAAGAGAGTTGAAGACTTAAAAACAGAGGACTTCATACAGAGCGCTGAAATCAGCAGTGACCTGAAGATTGACTCTAGTACTGTGGAGCGCGTTGAAGGCAGTCACACCTCCAGCTTTGCTCTCCTGCAGTTTGCAGTTGGAGAACACAGAACACAG